TCCAGAAGTGAGTCACCGGCAGCCAACCGGGCGGCCCGCCCCAGAAAGGGCCACGAACCCGTCCGCCGTACGGAAAGCGCACGCCGCGCTGGGCGCCGGGCGGCGCGTCGCCGCCCGTGCCGGAAGGTCAGTCCGTCGACCTGTTCGGCGAACGTCGCCTGCGGGCATGGGCGTTCACGGTAGCCGAGCCTGCGCGGTTCCGGGTTGGCGTGCGTCGAGGTCTGCGGGTCAGGCCCGCACGGTGCCGTGCGGGCCTGACCCCGGTGTGTCAGTTCTGCAGGCTCCAGTGCTGGTTCGCACCGCCCGTGCAACTCCATAGCTGGACTTTCGTCCCGTTGGCGGTCCCCTGGCCGCTGGCGTCCAGGCAGAGCCCCGATTGTGCTGCTTTGATCGTGCCGTCCGGATTGACGTTCCATTGCTGATCTGCCTGCCCGCTGCAGTCCCAGATCGCCGCCGGGGTGCCGTTGCCCGCTGTCTGGCCGACGCCCAGGCACTTGTTGCCGTAGACAACGAGCTGCTTTCCGGCGGTGTAGGTCCACCGTTGGTTGGAGCCGCCGTTGCAGTCCCACAGTTGTGCCTGCGTACCGTTGGTCGTGGTGAAGTTGTTGATGTCCAGGCAGCGCCCCGACTGCTGGCCGACGATCTCCTGGTTGCCGGACGGCGGTGGCGAATTCGAGCCGAACTGTGTGAAGAACTGCCACACCGCTGCCGACGTCCAGGTGCGCCAGCCGTCACCGGTGGAGCCGTCGATGGGACCGGGATCGTGGCCCGCTCCGTCGAACGCGGCCCAGACGACGGGGTATCCGGACCTGCATCCGGAGTAGGTGGTGATGATGTGCGTCAGGCTTCCATTGGCCGGCTCGGGCGGGTTCTGCGGGGTGCAGCCATTCGCCTGGACGAACGTGTCGCGCAGTTCCCGTCCCGATGAGATGGACAGCACGTTGTCCCTCAGGCCGTGCAGACCCATGTAGGCGATGGGCTGAGTCCCGCCGTTGCACCCGCTGAGGTTCGCGCCGGAGTAGACCGCGACCGCACGGAAGACGGTCGCTCGTGAGCAGGCCAGGGCGTACGACATCGCGCCGCCGTAGCTGAAGCCGGCGGAGAACAACTGGGTGGTGTCGACGCACAGACCCGCTTCGAGCTGGCTGACCATGGCGTCGACGAAGGCCACGTCCTGGCCGCCGGGGTTGGCCCAGCCGTTGCCGTTGCCCTGGGGGGCGACGAAGATCGTGCTGTTGTTCGCGT
This portion of the Streptomyces mirabilis genome encodes:
- a CDS encoding ricin-type beta-trefoil lectin domain protein, which produces MSIVAAVLLVLTAAGTSFSSGLGPPTSATTTGALSPTAGCGKAPTLTSGTHTIQSGGQTRSYILRVPAGYDNNHPYRLIFGFHWRGGTANDVDSGGTDGYNWSYYGLRRLADNANNSTIFVAPQGNGNGWANPGGQDVAFVDAMVSQLEAGLCVDTTQLFSAGFSYGGAMSYALACSRATVFRAVAVYSGANLSGCNGGTQPIAYMGLHGLRDNVLSISSGRELRDTFVQANGCTPQNPPEPANGSLTHIITTYSGCRSGYPVVWAAFDGAGHDPGPIDGSTGDGWRTWTSAAVWQFFTQFGSNSPPPSGNQEIVGQQSGRCLDINNFTTTNGTQAQLWDCNGGSNQRWTYTAGKQLVVYGNKCLGVGQTAGNGTPAAIWDCSGQADQQWNVNPDGTIKAAQSGLCLDASGQGTANGTKVQLWSCTGGANQHWSLQN